From the genome of Diorhabda carinulata isolate Delta chromosome 2, icDioCari1.1, whole genome shotgun sequence:
tataatatatatgaaattattacattCGTGATTTTCTTATGACttttgtctttataaaaattttcagttacctccaattactaataattattgGTATTGTCACTCATTGTCTTTTAGTGAGTAAAAGtgatagttttgaaattttgcaatttaatttaattttgtagctACTGAAAAACATGTTGTCATGtgttaatttttctacaaatatttttcaaattcaaaataggtaaaacgccttctccttcattttgtattttgtattcccaaacaaaactaataatttctcCATTATCCAaacgtttttttgctttttatattttagtcagAACTGAATATTacctcaaacaaaatatttgaatatgataaaattcaaatgaatacagAGTCATCTCCATGTACACCGGAAGATCCTTTTAATGCTTCGTCAAGTGAAGATTCTCTATATTGTCCTAGTAGTGACgaagtaagtaaaattttttttccattttcattaaattgtgaATATAGGTTTTGGACCTTGCCTGTGAGTAGATAAATATCCAGGCCCATACTGATTTCCCGGAAAACGTTTACTTTGTGTTGGGATTTGAAAGCGTCGAATTCTACTTTGTTAAGGGGTTTTAGAAAAACTAGTATTACTTTTGTTCTtagtgattataaaaaattgcagaaatagTCGATCGAAATTGCGGTGAGGGATCGAAGATAAAACCTTGTATATTATACATGGCATATTCTTGTTTTATAGTACTTTTGTCTGGTAAGAGAATTAGCATACAGCTCGTTCGGCAAACTTCCAGACGCGTACTATAAAACACTTATTATGGCACTAAGAACTTAAATAGCTATTCACTAAATTCTTTCTAGTTTTAGAAATTCTTATACATTTATCACCTAATTGGTTCACGAGATAATTCACGTTACATTTTTTTCGCAGGATAGCTGCTCAGATGTTGATGAGAATCCAGCACCGAAGAAGACTAAGAAACCTAATATAAACAAAAGCTCAACCCAGATGAAGATTACTACTGATTATGTTAATTCGCCCTCTATTGGAGTGTATGATACAGCTAAAGATAACGAATACGATTTAAATGTACCGAATACTTCAAGCAGTAGACAGTTGATTACTATTAAAACGATGGATAAAGACCAAGATTTATGTAACAATTCAAGGTTACCGAGTACTTTAAGTTGTACAAAACCAATTAAAACACCATATAAGAGAAAACCGGATCATTGTTATTATTGCGAAACTAAGGTTCTAAATTTCGGCCGCCATGTGATACGGAACCATTCAAACGAAATAGATGTAGCAAGAATTTTAGCAAAGCCCGTTAAaagtaaagaaagaaaagagCTATTCAATGACCTTAGAAGAAAGGGAAATTATTTGGCCGACGGTGGCACTTGTTTTAAGCCTGTTAGGGAGGGTTATGTACCAGAGAGAGATAAAGTACCTTGTAACAACTGTTTAGGATATTTTTCCTCGAAACTTTTATACagacataagaaaaaatgtgtaaagaGAGATTCTGGTAGCTCTCAAAATAGCAAACAGTTAAAACTATTCCATAATGCCAAAGTAGATCAACGACTGAAAGAGGAATTCCCGCATATGAGAGCGGACAAGTTGTCTTTGGAAGCTCAAAAAGATCCACTTATTTGCGAGTTCGGAGCTAAGTACTTAAAAACGCAccgtgaaaaacattttatttacgtAACATCACGCAAAATGAGAGAACTTTCTAAATTCCTTTTGGAAATAAGAAAGTTGGATCCATCCATAACCACATTCATTTCAGCTTTGAAGCCAAAGTATTTCGACATTTTCGTGGAAGCCACAAAACGAATTGCTAAATATGATTCGGAACGAGATGTTTATCTGTCTCCAACTTTCGCCATGAATATTGTTACGTCTTTGAAACAGTGTTGCGATATTTACACTAAAAATAAAGGTACCACTTTATCTACTGCGGAAATAGAGGCGGACTTGAAAACGTTGATTCGtctttttgaaactaattggAGTTGTGAGATTTCTTCACATGCCAGTTACAACCTTAATCTTAACAAATGGAACAAAGTAACCATTGTACCTCTTGCCAGTGATTTGCGTTTATTAAGGAATCATCTCATCGACTTATCTGGAGAATCTTTAAGAGTCCTAATTAAAGGAGCTGAGGATATGAAATATATCATAGAAGATGATATCGACCATcagcaatatcaaaaaaagtctgATATAATTCAAGCATTTAATAATCTGACATACaagacaatatcaaaaaaatgttagaagTTAGACACCATTTTGTGACCATGAATAACCCATATCTTTTCGCAATGGCGAATTCAAATTCACATTTGATAGGTTATAAAGTGTTAGCCAAACATGCTAAATTATGTGGAGCACAAAACCCATCATCAATTACGTCAACCCGACTGCGCAAACATCTTGCAACTTTATCGCAATTATTCAACTTATCAGATGGGGAAATAGAACAGTTGGCGACATTTATGGGACACACAAGTGGTGTTCACAGAAATTCCTATCGACTACCCGATGATGTTTATCAAACGGCGAAGATATCTAAACTGTTGATGGTAATGGAAAAAGGCGGAGCAGATCAATATAAAGGAAAatctattgatgaaataaacattgatatggaaaaaaatcttctaagtgACCGAGACTCTGATAATGATAGTGACGAGGATGAAAATCCAATAATAAGGGAACTGTTAGATACGTCAAAGCCATCTGCTCAAGATTTTGTTCCAACAAACAACGTTGATGGGAAACCTGTTGCAGggactaaaaagaaaaaaactcgtAAACTGGTTCCTTGGACAGATGACCAAAAAAAAGTCACACTAAACTATTTTAAAGATCATATTAAAACTAAGAAGCGCCCTAAAAGATTCGAATGTGAAGatctgaaaacaaaatatgaaaaaattctaaacaaagATTGGCTAAAAATCAAAgtatttgttccaaattattataCTAAAAGCAGAAAATAGAGTTTATAGTGCATATAAAggatttctattatattttaaaaaatcaataaaactggtATAAATTTAGCTTCATGATTTATTTGTACTGTTCCCTTTCTGTCCCTAGCTATTGTCTCAATTTCTGTTTTCTCTTTATCAATATCCATATTTTCGATTTGGTCAATCCATTTCCTCCTGGCTATTCTCTTTAAAATACGATCAAAAAGTTGGTAACAATTGACTTTGCACGATTTATGGTTATTGTTGGATTGCGATGTTTCACAAGTATAGTTATCACTTTCCTCTGGAGGTATATTTTAGAGGCATACCTGATCAATCCCCACatgctttccatttttttgagtCGGAAAAAGTGTATACCAGTAGCTAATTATTAGAGTTATTGCGTATTTTACATTGTCTTTTCCATATTCTTAAACTCAGAGATATATTTCTACAAGGAAACTCTTTTAAGATTATATACATTTCATGtgatatttaatgatagtaTATTATTGCGTCCTGGCGGTTTGACAACACCGCACGGATGCAGCAATGTATGGTGTAGTCATTATATGGAGCTGACAAAGTTACTTGTTATAAGGAAGCAGCATTGTTgtagaatgaatgaaaatttgtatatttgaaaattgtgaatatcaATTATCTACATATAGTCCTATCCATCTACTTCATTGGTAAACCAGTATACACAATAAGATCATGGTTAACTCTTGGTTTTCTTGAGGACGCAACAGTGTATGACTTTTGTACGGAcgtaataatgtttatatttatatatatatatatatatatatatatatatatatatatatatatatatatatatatatatatcatagttctaattgattgatttgaaaaattagaatttttatctaaacatagaaaatatatgTTAACATTACCTTtaaaatatactaattatttaaaaaaaattattgaaatttatgttaagaaacataaaatgataaataatacttattttcatatcaatttatagaaataagaaaaaaaatgtaccaaattATCCTCATAGGATAAAATATGTCTGCTCGTTCAATATTCGCTACATGACAGCGCGAGGTTGCcagatataataaataaaaatgatcgatattaaaaataaattttgttctgccggttaattttaaaataacaattttttgttttgaattaatcctacaacttattttgatatatttggatatatttctcattataaattcattatttctattgaaCTTATGAATATGTCATTTTGCAATGACGTTACAACCAGCTGACAAATTGTCTTGTGGGAAAATATCGCgttattttacattaaaataatggttttaattgttttttttgtcacaactatttatttcattcaaaaaccGCTAGAAACAATCAatactgtataaaaaaatgagaaattttttgttttcacacCACAACAATGTGGCCGACGATTCGAATCATGTTACTGGAAATGacctataataaatgttgattatATTTCCATCTGTAACAAAGTAAGgtgtttaaatcaaaaattaatcaatttgtaATGAGAACTATCTTATAGCAgagttataaaaaatgtttgctACTTTGGacgagaatgaaaaaaaaacatccgaAGCGATTAACGTCAAAACGATCTTGCACGACTGTATATTCCCCTAGCTGATTTTAGaatcaaaaagttttcaatgttttttatgaTTGGTTGATGTTAGACATTTGAGCGATGTTGCCGGAACTAAAAAGTAGTATGGAGTTTAAGGGAATATAATTAGAACAAATCTTTGGAATATTAAGAATCAGTTTCTTGTTAAATGAATAGTTTTTAGtagtaatatatataaatttgaatggaaatttggAATAATAAACATCACCAATTAGTCAACATtctaaaaaattcatgaatGTCATTTGTTAGCTGACGCTCGTTTGACGTAAAGTCATAGAAAACTATTTACAAGTTTGACATACTGACTTCAGTGTACCGCCATATTGGTATGAGTTTTAGCGGGAGGTTTAAACCGAAAAATTAAATGTGatgttaatttaaaaacattttgtatctAATTAGAtgtattttcttcatctttttaCTCCTTGCGCCTTTTTTAGGTTTTTCTTTATGATTTATCTTGTTTGTCAACACCAACGATTAAAGGTACTTATATTGTTTAAACCACTTTTTAAAAATCTCTCAAATATTCGATTGTAGAGTAAAACAATGTAGCCAAATTGTTTGGAAAATCCACAGTTTTTAGGAAACTGTTGAAAAGTAACTTGATTTACGTTAATTTTCGaggtttttatagaaaaaataataaattgttttgattaaaaatttattaaggaAAAAAACACAATTCAATTCttctgaaatatatatttacgaCATTTACCATCATAATACATTAATTAACTAAAATTACTAACAAAATCACATAGAGGATTAAAAAGTTTGTATATTCTAcaaatctattattttaaaaaattgtattacctcaattttgtatatttatctatgaaaaatgtgtataaaatgtatataattacaATACTGACTGAAATAAAACAAGGttaatgatatttataatgaattaaaagCACAATAGTTAgttttgactgaaaattttattgtcctcgtaaaaatgaaaaaattccatACAAATGTATCATAATCACTATTTCTAGACTATCTTGTACCCCAATTGATGTgagaaaaacttaaaaaaacaatcaaaaattcttaaattaCTCGAggatgtttattttaaaataaaaaaaattaaatttacatcAAAGTTTGTAGatataaaaagtagaaaaagatACCTACAGATTGTCCCATTTTCTGTGTACCTCAGGTTTAAGATCTACAATATGCACGTGAACCGcttggaatttttcaaatttcggCGGTATCGGGCACAATTGAAACTTCACGCGATCCCCTGGTAATGGAACGTATTCATCTTCaatgctgaaaatatttttaatagttttataaaataacagtATTAATGACTTACTCAGAAACGTGTACGAATATATCGCCAGATCCGTCTTCTTGACTTATGAAACCATGTCCTTTCTCACGGCAAAACTCCTTTATCGTCCCATGTAGTGTTTTAGATTTAACAATTCGTTCGGAACtagaatttttctaatttacaaTTAATTGATTTAATGTTATCACACTTTTACTTACACTGATGGTGTTCTTGTTCTTTTCGTTATTATAGGACTGGGAATTAAATAAGACATTGGTGGTTTTCCGTCACCTCCTGacatacttttcaaaaattatttattaaaatagataaaacactattaaaaacttggaaaataaattgtataataaaatttgacacaATAGTACGTTGACATAAGTCAGCTGCgttcaataaattattcgatattttccaaaagtataaactatataaatttatatcaatcgaatgtttttataaatataaaaatatgatttcaaattgtgagatgttaaatttttatatatttaatattatgtattgaaaaaaaacttgatttttaatgttttaaggGGAACGCAGCTGCTTAGTTTTAAATGACATTTACCGGTTTGACATTGACATGTCTTTACCCATGTGGTTTTTTGACAATTTGGCTGATGCAATaagttatatttctatttagtgcatttttataaaattttactcTATATATTAGTGTAAAACAGATATTTGTGTTTATTAGCGTCTATTACAATGTCTGAAGATGATGcagtaagttttaaaataaataatctattaaTGATTCTATTATAGGCATATGCTGATAAATTAATaccaatatttaaataaaatgtttaaatataaactgtacatttataattttgaaacagttatcatttgtttttattagaattcaACTAAATTATCATTCTATTTGGTAATTTAATTGAATCTCCAGAATGTATTTCTCTTATTTAGATTTTCGATTCATCCctcaagaagaaaaagaaaaagaagaagactttCGATATCGACGCTGCTTTAGCAGAAGGTAATAATGAAAACGAACCAGTAAATAACGAAAGTCCCGAAACTGAAGTTCGCGAAtcaaaaaatgatgaagatCAAGATGACGGTAACGTCGATATCGATTTAGATTTCacgaaacaaaagaagaaaaaaaagaaaaaacaacctTTCGTTACTGAAGATGGTGATGCTgcgaatgaaaataaaaacgaaaccACCCAGGATGGTGCCGGGGATAACGATGGGGGTATCGATGATTCATTCGATTTGGATATGGATTTCAGTAGAaccaagaagaagaagaaaaccaaAAGACCAAAGAATTTGGACGATTTGATCGCAGAAGCAGAGGAAAAGGATGAAGATCTCGAAAAtggtaaatacaattttttaattttttttaacacgtTTACTGAcgactgaaaataattttgtttccaCGACATTTTTTACgttaatcaattaaaatatgaaattttttttaaaatcctaCATTTTCTATATGTTTTGGTGATACCTTTGTatttaaattagtatttttaatgatataatgcgatttaaagaaaattgttctggcactcaaatatttatttataaacttatattgttataattattttttgttaacatGCTGCCAATTGGTTGAGTGTGTGGTGGAACCaggtaaatttttttgttaaatttgtatGTGACAtggttgatttttattaaaaatcgattttttttgtttttcttttaacaGTAGACGATAATTCTACTCAATGGGGTAATTCTGATAGGGATTATACTTACGACGAATTATTAAATCGCGCTTTCGAAATAATGAGGGATAAAAATCCCGATATGGCAGCCGGTAAGAAACAAAAATTCGTCATGAGACCACCACAAGTTGTTAAAATCGGCGCTAAAAAAACGTCGTTTGCTAATTTTACGGAAATTTGCAAGATGTTGCATCGTCAACCAAAGCATCTCTTGGATTTCTTGTTGGCTGAATTGGGTACCAGCGGGTCCGTGGACGGTAATAGCCAGTTGATTATTAAAGGAAGGTTCCAGCAGAAACAGATCGAGAATGTGCTTAGGAGGTATTAAAAATCGTCGTGGTGTATGAATcggttgtttatttatttaattttcaggtATATTAAAGAATATGTCACCTGTCATACTTGTAGATCTCCAGATACTATTCTACAAAAAGATACGAGATTGTTCTTTTTACAGTGTGAAACTTGTGGTTCGAGGTGCTCTGTAGCTAGTATTAAATCAGGTTTCCAGGttcgtatatattttttttatttttcgttggtaatttttatttgaggttttttgttgatattttagaaaattttgatgaatttcgttgttttttatggattttaaagttgattaattgtgaaattgatttgaaaaatgtcaGGAAAAGAAATTTctagtatttttcaagtattcGTTATTATCTAGTGAAAATTGTATTATCATTACATAACTCAgagatttgtatatttttcatttgggTTTGGTAAAATTCTGGGTGAAAATTGTCTTTTCATTGAAATCCTGGGTTtgcgaataaaaaatttggcaggaaatggaatttttacaattttaattgtattttttacatacaaatcattatattatatattatccAAGTCTTGAATGGTTTGAGTCGCCTTTTTGTAATTCATGGATTTTTAAAGTCaatgttgataataaataattgtaaataatgaagtTTTCACTACTTTTATAGTTTTTCCCACACCTGATAAAGTTTTCCTAAAAATTGTCTTCTTATTAACTAATCTATGTTTTTGAGTCTCATCTTGGAATCCCGGGGTTTTTGAAGTCTATTTCAGTGATAAGTTTGGTAGAAACTGCCATTTTATGGCATGAAATTTGATAAAGTTTCCAACATTTTCATGGtatttttctacatttgatAAAGTAGTTTGGTCAATTTCACAGCCCGAACATTGAAAA
Proteins encoded in this window:
- the LOC130903882 gene encoding uncharacterized protein LOC130903882, producing MNTESSPCTPEDPFNASSSEDSLYCPSSDEDSCSDVDENPAPKKTKKPNINKSSTQMKITTDYVNSPSIGVYDTAKDNEYDLNVPNTSSSRQLITIKTMDKDQDLCNNSRLPSTLSCTKPIKTPYKRKPDHCYYCETKVLNFGRHVIRNHSNEIDVARILAKPVKSKERKELFNDLRRKGNYLADGGTCFKPVREGYVPERDKVPCNNCLGYFSSKLLYRHKKKCVKRDSGSSQNSKQLKLFHNAKVDQRLKEEFPHMRADKLSLEAQKDPLICEFGAKYLKTHREKHFIYVTSRKMRELSKFLLEIRKLDPSITTFISALKPKYFDIFVEATKRIAKYDSERDVYLSPTFAMNIVTSLKQCCDIYTKNKGTTLSTAEIEADLKTLIRLFETNWSCEISSHASYNLNLNKWNKVTIVPLASDLRLLRNHLIDLSGESLRVLIKGAEDMKYIIEDDIDHQQYQKKSDIIQAFNNLTYKTISKKC
- the LOC130904237 gene encoding eukaryotic translation initiation factor 2 subunit 2 — its product is MSEDDAIFDSSLKKKKKKKKTFDIDAALAEGNNENEPVNNESPETEVRESKNDEDQDDGNVDIDLDFTKQKKKKKKKQPFVTEDGDAANENKNETTQDGAGDNDGGIDDSFDLDMDFSRTKKKKKTKRPKNLDDLIAEAEEKDEDLENVDDNSTQWGNSDRDYTYDELLNRAFEIMRDKNPDMAAGKKQKFVMRPPQVVKIGAKKTSFANFTEICKMLHRQPKHLLDFLLAELGTSGSVDGNSQLIIKGRFQQKQIENVLRRYIKEYVTCHTCRSPDTILQKDTRLFFLQCETCGSRCSVASIKSGFQAVTSKRAAIRAKTA
- the LOC130904235 gene encoding cold shock domain-containing protein CG9705; protein product: MSGGDGKPPMSYLIPSPIITKRTRTPSVSERIVKSKTLHGTIKEFCREKGHGFISQEDGSGDIFVHVSDIEDEYVPLPGDRVKFQLCPIPPKFEKFQAVHVHIVDLKPEVHRKWDNLFSHINWGTR